The following is a genomic window from bacterium.
CGTCAGCATCGCCTGGAGCTGCGCGGCCTCTTCGGGGCCGACGAGCTTGGCGAAGTCGATCGGGATGTCGATCGCGCCGCAGCTCTTCCGGCCCTTGTCGCAGAGGTACATCTTCTTCGCGGCGGGCAGGATCAGCAGCACGCTCTCGTCGTCCTCGGCGCGCAGGCCGTCCTTGCCGATCCACGTCGTCTTCGCGCCGTCCTGCGCCGGCTGCCCCATGAACGCGTCGCGGTGCTGCCGGGCGACGATCTTCGTGTCGGCGTGCGCGGCGCCGGCGGCGCCGGCGAGCGCGAGGAGGAAGGCGAGGGCGAGGCGGGCGGTCTTCATGCGGGAACTCCTTGTCGTCGGCGCCGGTCGCGCCGGTCGTGGCGATCGCGGCGGTCGTGCCGATGTCGCGGCTGTCGCGCCGCGTCAGTGGCGACGCCGCGGCGCACGCGCCGGGGGCTCGGCGCGCGGAGATTACGCCCGCCGCGCGTCCGCCGCGAAGAGACGCGCCGCGGCGCGGCGGTCCAGCTTTCCGACGGCGTTGTGCGGCAGTTCGGCGGCGACGGCGAAGGCGCGGGGCCGCTCGTGCGGCGCGAGCGCGGCGGCGGCCCGTTCCGCGGCGGCGACCGCCGCCTCGCCCGCGTCGGCGTGCGTCGCCTCGGCCGCGTCGGCGACGCGCGGCACGAGCGCGGCGGCGACGATCTGGCCGAACACCGGATCGGGAAGCGGAAAGACGAGCGCCGCGGCGATCTCCGGGGCCTCCTCGAGCGCGCGCTCGACGACGAGCGGATCGACGTTCTCGCCGCCGGTGACGATCACGTCGTCGGCGCGGCCGAGAGTCGTCAGGCGGCCGCGCTCGTCGAGGCGGCCGCGGTCGCGCGTCCGCAACCAGCCGCCGGGCGCGAACTCCGGCGCCGCGGGATCGGCGGGGAAGAAGCCGGCGGCGAGCGACGGGGAGGCGATCTCGATGCGTCCGCCGACGATCCGCAGGCGGACGCCGGGGAGCGGCGCGAGCCGGTCGGGCGGATCGCCGGGAAGGCGCGTCGCCACCTGGGAGCACGTTTCGGTGAGGCCGTAGCTGGTGAACACGGGCACGCCGCGGCGCTCCGCCTCGGCGACGAGGGCGGGGGACGCCCCCGCGCCGCCGACGAGCGCCATCCGCAGCGCGCGCGGCGCGCGCCACTCCGGCAACTCGCGGAAGAGCCGCGCGAGCTGCGCCGGCACGAAAGAGGCGAGCGTGGCGCGCCCGTCGTCGAGCGCCGCGGCGATGTCGCGCGGCGCCGAGGAGCGGGCGAGGACGACCGGCTTGCGCGCGAGCAGGGAGCGGGTCACGACGGAAAGGCCGCCGACGTGGGCGAGCGGCAGGCAGAGCAGCCAGCGGTCGTCGTCGCGCCAGCCGAATCGCTCCGCCGACATCGCGGCCGAGGCGAGGAACGAGCGGCGCGGCAGGACGATCCCCTTGGGCGCGCCGGTCGTGCCGGAGGTGAAGACGATCGCCAGCGGCCATTCGTCGCCGCCGTCGTCCGTCGCCGCGCCGCCGCGCGCGACGTCGAGCCCGCCGCGCGCGACGTCGAGTCCGCGGCGAGCGACGTCGATCACGCCGAGCGGTTCGTCCGCGCGGCGTTGCGCGTCGCCGCGCGGCGGGACGAGACGCCCCTCGTCGGCGTCGAAGATCGGCGCGGCGAGCTCCAGCCGCGCGCGCCGCTCGGCCGCGGAGAGGCGCGGGTGCAGCAGCGCCGTCGGACGCCGCATTTCGACAAGCGCCCCGAGCCGCGCGAGGGAGTCGATCGTCGGCCGCGGCGAGAGGGCGGCGCGCGGCGTCGCACGCTCGTCGAGCCGCTCCATCTCCTGACGCATCCGTTCGTCGAGCCGCTCCATCTCGAGGCGGATCCGCTCGGCGAACGACGCGCAGGTGATCGCCTCCGCGGGCCCGACGAAGGCCAAGGCGCGCGGCGTCTCGCGCGCGGCGTCGAGAAAGGAGAGGGTCACGGGAAGAGCTCCGGCGGCGGGGCGAGGCCGAGGCCGGCCTTCTCCGCCGGCGGCCACGAGGGGCGCGGCGCCGAGCCGTCGGCGGGGCTGAGCCCGCAGGCGAGCGGCGGCGGATCGAGCGCGAAGGCGAGCTGCGCCGCCGCGGCGCGGGCCAGCGGCCCGTCGAAGATGCTCGTCACGACCGTCCTCATCTCGTACGTCGCCGCCTCGCGCGCCAGCTCGAGGCAGCGGAAGAACCCGCCGAGCACGGCCGGCTTGAGGACGGCGACGCGGCAGGCGCCGGCGTCGGCGAGACGCGCCAGCGCGTCGGGGATGCGCAGCGACTCGTCGGCGGCGAGCGGGACGTCGGCGCCGGCGAAGTGCAGCAGGTCGTCGGGGCCGACCGGCTGCTCGACGAACTCGAGGTCGAGGATCGCCAGCTCGGCGAGCCTGCGGCGCGCCTCGGCGGGCGTCCAGCCGCCGTTGACGTCCACGCGCAGCCGGGCCGACGGACCGAGCGCCGCGCGCAGCGAGGCGAGCGCGAAGAGCTCGTCCTCCCACTGGCCGGGGGCGCCGATCTTGATCTTGAACGTGCGGAACCCTTGGGCTGCGAGCCGCTCCGCGCGGGCGACCGCCTCCGCCCCGCGCGGCGGCGGGACGAGCGCGTTGATCTCCAGCGCGCGGCGCGGCGCGCCCCCCGAGAGGAGCGCGGCGATCGAGGCGCCGACGCGCCGGCCGGCGAGGTCGAGGAGCGCCGTCTCCAGCGCGAAGCGGGCCGACGGCGCGTCGATCGGCAGCGGGCGCAGCAGGCGGCGGATCTGCGGCGCCGCGGGCAGGCAGTCGTCCGTCTCGAGCGGCAGCGCCGCGGCGGCGGCGCGCAGCGCGCGCTCGGCCTCTTCGAACGTGTCGGGGGAGTAGCCGGGGAGCGGCGAGGCCTCGCCGTGTCCGCGCGTCCCCTCGTCGTCGATCGCGCGCACGATCAGCGAACGCCGCTCCGGCCAGGCGCTCCG
Proteins encoded in this region:
- a CDS encoding AMP-binding protein, which produces MTLSFLDAARETPRALAFVGPAEAITCASFAERIRLEMERLDERMRQEMERLDERATPRAALSPRPTIDSLARLGALVEMRRPTALLHPRLSAAERRARLELAAPIFDADEGRLVPPRGDAQRRADEPLGVIDVARRGLDVARGGLDVARGGAATDDGGDEWPLAIVFTSGTTGAPKGIVLPRRSFLASAAMSAERFGWRDDDRWLLCLPLAHVGGLSVVTRSLLARKPVVLARSSAPRDIAAALDDGRATLASFVPAQLARLFRELPEWRAPRALRMALVGGAGASPALVAEAERRGVPVFTSYGLTETCSQVATRLPGDPPDRLAPLPGVRLRIVGGRIEIASPSLAAGFFPADPAAPEFAPGGWLRTRDRGRLDERGRLTTLGRADDVIVTGGENVDPLVVERALEEAPEIAAALVFPLPDPVFGQIVAAALVPRVADAAEATHADAGEAAVAAAERAAAALAPHERPRAFAVAAELPHNAVGKLDRRAAARLFAADARRA
- a CDS encoding O-succinylbenzoate synthase, which encodes MRIAALQFARVRFASPGAASARSAWPERRSLIVRAIDDEGTRGHGEASPLPGYSPDTFEEAERALRAAAAALPLETDDCLPAAPQIRRLLRPLPIDAPSARFALETALLDLAGRRVGASIAALLSGGAPRRALEINALVPPPRGAEAVARAERLAAQGFRTFKIKIGAPGQWEDELFALASLRAALGPSARLRVDVNGGWTPAEARRRLAELAILDLEFVEQPVGPDDLLHFAGADVPLAADESLRIPDALARLADAGACRVAVLKPAVLGGFFRCLELAREAATYEMRTVVTSIFDGPLARAAAAQLAFALDPPPLACGLSPADGSAPRPSWPPAEKAGLGLAPPPELFP